One region of Bacteroidota bacterium genomic DNA includes:
- the pseB gene encoding UDP-N-acetylglucosamine 4,6-dehydratase (inverting): MLNNKSILITGGTGSFGKAFVKSVLQKYPDVKRLVIFSRDEQKQFQMEMEYPHQKYPQVRFFIGDVRDEDRIRMALKGIDTVVHAAAMKHIHIAEYNPMECIKTNIIGAENLIKACLDSDVENVVALSTDKAAAPINLYGATKLASDKLFIAANNIKGTKKIKFSVVRYGNVMGSNGSVIPFFLKKRNEKVLPITDPSMTRFNILLDEAVDMVFYALDNAWGGELFVPKIPSFKITDLAEAIGPDCKQNIVGIRPGEKLHEEMITSSDSFSTYDMGKYYVILPQSPNWNMRDYLTHFKSEKVPAGFNYTSGNNDSWLSVEDLRKLIHLHVDTSFEPIQK, translated from the coding sequence ATGTTAAATAATAAATCCATTCTGATCACCGGTGGTACCGGTTCTTTCGGAAAAGCATTTGTGAAATCTGTTCTTCAGAAATATCCGGACGTCAAACGACTGGTCATATTTTCACGCGATGAACAAAAGCAGTTCCAGATGGAAATGGAATACCCACACCAGAAATACCCACAGGTCCGTTTTTTCATAGGCGACGTTCGGGATGAGGACCGCATTCGGATGGCGTTGAAGGGGATTGACACAGTAGTTCATGCCGCTGCAATGAAACATATTCACATTGCAGAATACAATCCTATGGAATGTATCAAAACCAATATTATCGGTGCTGAAAACCTAATCAAAGCATGTCTTGATTCAGATGTGGAAAATGTAGTTGCTCTGTCTACAGATAAAGCAGCAGCTCCTATCAATTTGTACGGGGCCACTAAACTTGCTTCTGATAAATTATTTATTGCTGCCAACAATATCAAAGGCACAAAAAAAATTAAGTTTTCCGTTGTTCGCTATGGAAACGTGATGGGTTCGAACGGATCTGTTATTCCATTCTTTCTTAAGAAGCGCAATGAAAAAGTTTTGCCCATTACGGACCCGTCGATGACGCGATTTAATATTCTCCTGGACGAGGCGGTGGACATGGTTTTTTATGCCCTTGACAATGCATGGGGTGGTGAGTTGTTTGTTCCTAAAATTCCTTCTTTCAAAATTACGGACCTTGCCGAGGCTATTGGTCCGGATTGTAAACAAAACATCGTGGGAATTCGCCCAGGAGAAAAATTGCACGAAGAGATGATTACCTCTTCCGATTCTTTTTCTACCTATGATATGGGTAAATATTACGTGATTTTACCGCAGAGCCCGAACTGGAATATGCGTGATTACCTCACCCATTTTAAATCCGAAAAAGTTCCGGCTGGTTTTAATTATACATCCGGAAATAATGATTCCTGGTTGTCCGTTGAAGATTTAAGAAAACTCATCCATTTGCATGTGGATACATCCTTTGAACCCATACAAAAATGA
- the pseC gene encoding UDP-4-amino-4,6-dideoxy-N-acetyl-beta-L-altrosamine transaminase, producing MNPIPYGKQTITEDDIKAVVETLKSDFLTQGPHIAEFENAFATYIGSKYAVAVANGTAALHLSAMALNVKPGQKVITSPITFVASANCIRYCGGEVVFADIDPSTYLIDIISIERLLRASPKGTYAGIIPVDFSGRPVDLEKLKSLANEFNLWILEDACHAPGGFFIDSKGEKQFCGNGKFAELAIFSFHPVKHIACGEGGMITTNDQALYEKLMVLRTHGITRNTKFFKNDPQWASGNTNESVSNFPAWYMEMQELGFNYRLTDFQAALGTSQLRRAEQGLASRKEIAKKYEAAFNGKAWVLGQSGMVEGHAYHLYILETENRLELYNFLKSKNIFPQIHYIPAHLMPYYKMLGYKEGDLIFAEQYYSRCLSLPMYPGLTDEQQNYVIENILAFSKR from the coding sequence ATGAATCCAATACCTTACGGCAAACAAACCATTACAGAAGATGACATCAAAGCAGTCGTTGAAACCCTTAAGTCTGATTTTTTAACTCAAGGGCCGCACATCGCTGAATTTGAGAATGCCTTCGCCACCTATATTGGATCGAAGTATGCAGTTGCTGTTGCAAATGGAACAGCGGCACTTCACCTTTCAGCTATGGCTTTGAATGTGAAGCCGGGTCAAAAAGTTATTACTTCTCCAATCACTTTTGTAGCTTCTGCAAACTGTATCCGGTACTGCGGAGGAGAAGTAGTATTTGCTGATATTGATCCTTCAACCTACTTGATTGACATCATATCCATTGAACGGTTACTTCGTGCTTCTCCTAAAGGAACTTATGCAGGAATTATACCTGTTGATTTTTCGGGCCGACCTGTGGATCTTGAAAAACTGAAGTCCCTCGCAAATGAGTTTAATCTTTGGATCCTTGAAGATGCGTGTCATGCTCCAGGTGGATTTTTCATTGACAGCAAAGGAGAGAAACAGTTTTGCGGGAATGGCAAATTCGCAGAGCTTGCAATTTTCTCTTTTCATCCGGTGAAACATATTGCTTGCGGAGAAGGAGGGATGATTACCACTAACGATCAGGCACTGTATGAAAAACTGATGGTCCTCCGTACACACGGTATCACCCGCAATACAAAGTTCTTTAAGAATGATCCTCAATGGGCTTCCGGAAACACGAATGAATCGGTGAGTAATTTCCCTGCCTGGTATATGGAGATGCAGGAGCTTGGATTTAATTATCGTCTGACTGATTTCCAGGCTGCATTGGGAACTTCACAGCTAAGGAGAGCCGAACAAGGTCTTGCCAGTAGAAAAGAAATCGCAAAAAAATATGAAGCAGCATTCAACGGAAAAGCCTGGGTACTGGGCCAAAGCGGAATGGTTGAAGGTCATGCTTATCATTTATACATCCTGGAGACGGAGAACCGTTTGGAATTGTACAACTTCCTGAAAAGTAAAAATATTTTCCCCCAAATTCATTATATCCCGGCCCATTTGATGCCTTACTACAAGATGCTTGGATACAAAGAAGGTGACTTAATTTTTGCTGAACAATATTATTCGCGCTGCCTGAGTTTGCCAATGTACCCCGGACTTACTGATGAACAACAAAATTATGTAATTGAAAACATACTCGCTTTTTCAAAAAGATGA
- a CDS encoding glycosyltransferase family protein codes for MTSTRLPGKVFKEILGKPLLGYHLDRLRKTGFRVIVATTTNTTDDCICEYAEKNSIPYFRGSESNVLSRYYDAASKFHVNPVVRVTSDCPLIDPQLIMSSLKQYMQMNDPDLYISNGIERTFARGFDFEIFSFKALEEAYNNAREESDLEHVTPFIWKNKSGKTKFFHIRQIEDHSQLRITVDTPEDFTLIRHLIENYHATNLSFAEIESILLAHPELVKINASIEQKKVN; via the coding sequence ATGACAAGCACCCGTCTTCCCGGGAAAGTTTTTAAGGAAATTCTGGGTAAGCCTCTCCTTGGCTATCATCTTGACCGACTTAGAAAGACAGGATTCAGGGTCATCGTTGCGACAACCACCAATACGACGGATGATTGTATTTGTGAATATGCAGAGAAAAATAGTATTCCGTATTTCCGTGGCAGCGAATCTAACGTTCTTAGTCGTTATTACGATGCTGCTTCAAAGTTTCACGTGAATCCGGTGGTTCGTGTGACTTCCGATTGCCCACTCATAGACCCTCAGCTCATCATGTCATCATTAAAACAGTACATGCAAATGAACGATCCGGATTTATACATTAGCAATGGCATCGAACGGACATTTGCTCGTGGATTCGATTTCGAAATTTTTTCCTTTAAAGCTTTGGAGGAAGCTTATAACAATGCCAGGGAGGAGTCGGATTTGGAACATGTCACTCCCTTTATCTGGAAAAACAAATCCGGGAAAACTAAGTTTTTTCACATCCGTCAAATTGAAGACCATAGTCAGTTGAGGATTACCGTGGATACTCCGGAAGATTTTACTTTGATCAGGCACCTGATAGAAAATTATCATGCTACAAATCTTTCCTTTGCAGAGATTGAATCTATTCTGCTTGCTCATCCTGAACTTGTGAAGATAAATGCATCCATTGAACAAAAAAAAGTAAACTGA
- the pseG gene encoding UDP-2,4-diacetamido-2,4,6-trideoxy-beta-L-altropyranose hydrolase, which yields MKPRIILRADGGAVQGMGHVVRCLALAEILSETYEVSFAIQESEESTLFEIRKVVKEVWILPKVQDYKIDALNFLPHLNRSDIVVLDGYHFTTDYEKSIRSIKCKLVLIDDLHSWHHVADVVFNSADSVKQSDFSSEPYTRFFLGLQYVLLRKPFIANTTVVRRRSEISRVFLNMGASDSENLTMKFTNALSNIKGIREIHLMLGAVNVHTPLVQKLAGEITNVKIQVHQDISAEKIVSILRQCELAICPASTISMECCAVGIPMISGYTIENQKGVLDGLTRHKVLINLGDLRQIDMEIFRTKLMDLIQTPGLLEEMVANQKNLIDGNSPKRILNVFNQLAASSLTFRFAEISDVDLYFKWTNDPVVRENSFHQEPVSYQEHVLWFGKKLKSPDCFMYLFFKENIPAGQVRIEHSDGENVIGISIDQNFRGLGLGAEMIRTACADFVKKHPGEFITAYIKDSNKSSYAIFKKAGFGNETRVIEKGIYCYKLITQNFRP from the coding sequence TTGAAACCCAGGATTATCCTTCGGGCAGATGGTGGAGCAGTCCAGGGAATGGGACATGTAGTGCGATGCCTTGCCCTAGCTGAAATACTCAGTGAAACTTATGAAGTTTCATTTGCTATTCAGGAGTCTGAGGAAAGTACACTCTTTGAAATCCGGAAGGTGGTGAAGGAGGTTTGGATTCTTCCAAAAGTACAAGATTATAAAATAGATGCACTGAATTTTTTACCGCATTTAAACAGAAGTGATATAGTGGTTTTAGATGGTTATCATTTCACAACAGATTACGAAAAATCAATTCGTTCGATCAAATGTAAATTAGTGCTGATTGATGACTTGCATTCCTGGCATCATGTTGCAGATGTAGTTTTTAATTCTGCTGATTCAGTCAAACAATCTGATTTTTCTTCAGAACCTTATACTCGCTTTTTCCTTGGACTACAATATGTCCTTCTACGCAAACCATTTATTGCAAATACTACCGTAGTAAGAAGGAGATCTGAAATTTCACGAGTTTTTTTGAATATGGGCGCATCAGACAGCGAAAATCTCACAATGAAATTTACAAATGCCTTGTCTAACATTAAAGGTATTCGGGAAATCCATCTTATGCTGGGTGCAGTGAATGTACATACACCTCTCGTTCAAAAGCTCGCAGGCGAAATCACCAATGTGAAAATTCAGGTTCATCAAGATATTTCCGCAGAAAAAATAGTCAGTATTTTGCGGCAGTGTGAACTTGCCATATGTCCGGCAAGCACGATTTCCATGGAATGCTGCGCGGTCGGAATTCCTATGATTTCCGGCTATACTATTGAGAACCAGAAAGGCGTTCTTGACGGATTGACGCGACACAAGGTTCTTATCAATCTGGGAGATCTCCGTCAGATCGATATGGAAATATTCCGGACGAAGCTTATGGACTTAATACAGACTCCTGGATTGCTTGAGGAGATGGTTGCAAACCAAAAGAATTTGATTGATGGTAATTCACCAAAACGTATTCTTAATGTTTTTAATCAATTAGCGGCTTCTTCACTGACCTTCCGCTTTGCTGAAATTTCAGATGTTGATCTTTATTTTAAGTGGACCAACGATCCGGTAGTTCGTGAAAATTCCTTCCACCAGGAACCTGTGAGTTATCAGGAACATGTACTTTGGTTTGGAAAGAAACTTAAATCACCGGATTGTTTCATGTATCTTTTTTTTAAAGAAAATATTCCTGCAGGACAAGTTCGGATTGAACATTCGGACGGTGAAAATGTCATTGGAATTTCTATCGATCAAAATTTCCGTGGACTGGGTTTGGGTGCAGAGATGATCCGGACAGCATGTGCTGATTTTGTGAAGAAGCATCCTGGCGAATTCATCACGGCTTATATAAAAGATAGCAATAAATCTTCTTATGCAATTTTTAAGAAGGCGGGATTTGGAAATGAAACCCGTGTTATTGAAAAAGGAATTTACTGTTACAAACTGATTACTCAAAACTTCAGGCCATGA
- the pseI gene encoding pseudaminic acid synthase produces MKDIQIGHRLVGAKHIPFIIAEMSGNHNQSLDRALEIVDAAANAGAHALKLQTYTADTITMKGVFSIQDKNSLWNGKELHDLYSLAYTPWEWHTAIFARAREKGMLAFSSPFDETAVDFLESLNVPAYKIASFENTHHPLLRKVAKTGKPIIMSTGVSTLSDIDESVRILRDAGCHDLILLKCTSTYPATPENSNINTIPHMSQLFGCPVGLSDHTMGIGTSVAAVALGAMVIEKHFTLKRSDGGVDSAFSLEPAELSSLVVETKRAFESLGKINYGILAAEEKGKQFKRSIYISKDMNAGEEFTEENLRIIRPGFGLEPKYFEMILGKKIRKTVVQGTPLTWDLL; encoded by the coding sequence ATGAAGGATATTCAAATAGGGCATCGTCTTGTAGGAGCCAAACACATACCATTCATCATTGCTGAAATGAGTGGAAATCACAACCAGAGCCTGGACCGTGCGCTCGAAATTGTGGATGCTGCAGCTAATGCCGGTGCTCATGCTTTAAAATTGCAGACTTATACAGCGGACACCATCACTATGAAGGGTGTTTTTTCCATTCAGGATAAAAATTCCCTTTGGAACGGCAAAGAACTTCATGATTTGTACAGCCTTGCATACACACCCTGGGAATGGCATACAGCAATTTTTGCAAGGGCACGTGAGAAAGGAATGTTGGCATTTAGTTCTCCCTTTGATGAAACAGCTGTAGATTTTCTTGAAAGTCTGAACGTACCAGCCTATAAAATCGCATCCTTTGAAAATACACACCATCCTTTGCTCCGAAAAGTAGCAAAAACAGGCAAGCCAATCATCATGTCAACGGGGGTATCTACTTTATCTGACATTGATGAAAGTGTGCGGATCTTACGGGATGCCGGTTGCCACGACCTGATTCTACTCAAATGCACAAGCACTTATCCGGCGACACCTGAAAATTCAAATATCAATACTATTCCTCACATGTCTCAGCTATTCGGTTGCCCTGTTGGTCTTTCTGATCATACTATGGGAATAGGGACATCAGTAGCAGCTGTCGCACTGGGAGCAATGGTAATTGAAAAGCATTTTACCCTTAAAAGATCGGATGGAGGTGTTGACAGCGCATTCTCTCTCGAACCTGCGGAATTAAGTTCACTTGTTGTGGAGACAAAGCGGGCTTTCGAGTCTCTTGGAAAGATAAATTATGGGATACTTGCCGCCGAGGAAAAGGGAAAACAATTCAAACGATCAATCTATATTTCAAAGGATATGAATGCAGGTGAAGAATTCACAGAAGAGAATCTGCGTATTATTCGTCCTGGATTCGGATTGGAGCCTAAATATTTCGAGATGATCCTCGGAAAGAAAATTCGTAAAACCGTTGTTCAGGGAACTCCGCTGACCTGGGATCTTCTCTGA